The sequence below is a genomic window from Lactiplantibacillus pentosus.
GCGTTGTGGCAGTACTTCGAATTTATGAAGCTCATTGCGTTTAGCCACCTGGACGGTGGCGTTTAAATTAGTGTAAACATCAGCGGCAAAATTCGATCCAGTGTAGCCACCATCGACAAGAACCGATTTAACTTGCTGTAAATGCCCAGAATTTAGAGCTAACATGGCACTGGCTCCATTACGGTCGGAAACATTGGCCGTGGTGATGTGAATTGCTTGTGGTAAGCCGTTAATATCAACCGCTAGGTGGCGTTTGATGCCGGATATGCGTTTACCACCGTCGTAGCCGCGATGCTCAGCAGTATCGGTATTTTTAACGCTTTGGGCGTCAATGATTATGAAAGATGTTCTAGCCGAGCGTGACTGTTTTTCCCGTAGGGTAAAGACAATTTTTTTAAACACTGATCTAAGATTGATAGTTCATCAATAATCTGTTCCTCAGACCATACGCGATAATAGTAATAGACCAATTGCCAGCGAGGAAAATCAACTGGTAACTCGCGCCATTGACAGCCAGTTCTTAAAACATAGACAACTGCACAGAACAACTCATAAAGATCATACTTTCGAGGCCTCGTTGAACGCCGTGCAGCTTCTAAGTCGGGACGAATGAGTTCAAATTGTTGGCGGGAAATATTGCTTGGGTAGTTCATGACTAATCACCTTTTTTGAACTATCATACCAAATATATTAGATTTTAAACAAGTTCTAAGTCAACGGTTACTAAAGTAGTTAAGATGGCCCAAACTGGTCATCACCAAACTTGGTTTGATCGATTGGTGGCTTGGTTCAAATAATTGCTAGTTTGAGGGTTCAGCACGTATACTAATGGTGTTAAGAAATGACTACTGGCCAATAATGGGAGGAATCAACATGGCTGATAATGTGTTAATGGCCTATCATATTGTGCATGATCCTGATGAGCGGGCAAAACATGTTTTGAATACGAAAAAGTTGTATAAGTGGCGGATTACCGAAAAGACGAAGGGCACCCCGGTAGTTGGTAATGTGGCGTTAGTCCAAACCCAGTTTGCGAAGCGCACGCCAGTTATGATTTATGCGACGAAGGAAGTTGCCAATGATTTGAGTGACTTACAACCAGTTAAAGTCTTTACCAACAATCGTGATCAAGAGACGGTTAATCAAACGTTTGATGACCTGATGAAATAACTTAACGGCCCAAGCCAACGTGATTCACTTTACGTTGGCTTGGGCCGTTCCTTTAATTAAGAAAAGTAATTAATTATCTTCTACAATAGATTGTAAAATTAATCTGAATAAGTCCGATAGTTTTCAATGGCCGTTGATTAATAGGTTCAAGTGCTGCTATGATCTCATTAATTGTTACATGGTTAAAGTTGGACTGTTTGAGAAAAACCAACATAACCATCGATTAAAAGATTCATTAGCAACCTACATCTATAAATAGTATGATACCATGTCATTTATAGATGTAGTCGGCTATTGTGGCCCAAATTAATAAATACCACGTTGGCGCCAACTGAATTAACTATTAAAATTTCGGTGGTTAAAATCAGCAATAGTATAACTCTAACATTCACGATAAGTAACTACCAGCGACTGGATAAGTGTACCTTTTTAAGGAGGCCCAAAATTGATGTTACCATTATTGATCTTATTAGTTGAGTTTATTTTACTCATATATGTCATTAAGATTCAAAAAAAAAATTATGAACTATACCAGATCAGGCGAGCTATATTTTTGGGGACTTTTTCTAAGAAAGAACGACTCCCGTCGCAAAATGAGGCAGCTCAAGAAAAAAGTTCTTCAAACGTATCGTAGAAGTTCCCTAAAAAACGAACTACTCTTCTGGTTAGAATTTACAGTTGCTAAATGTTGTTTTTATGGTTCACTCATATGGAGCTTTTACGTAATTGCTTTCGGAAATAGCAGAACCCCATTCTGGCCAGCCATTATAGGCTTTATAATGGCAATACCACCTGCAATAGCACTTCCCCAACAACTGTATGATTTTTGGAAACAACAACCTATTTGGCATGAGCACCCCATTGAAAAACAAGCTTTCCTACTACCAAACGAACAGGACCACAAAGATTTAGTTAGGTACCATTTGCAATCCTACTCCGCATTGTTCGTCATGGCAATTATAGGATTTCTAGTATAGGAATCTGAGCGCTAAAAAAGACAAGGTGAGAAACTAATTTTGGTTTCTCACTTTGTCTTTTTTTATCTAAATTTTTTATCTTATCCTTTATTATTCGTTAAAAATTTGGTAGCGTCAAGAATCTTGTGTAAATGAAATGCCTTCGTACATATAGTATGTATCTAACTTAAATAAATGATGCTTCCAAGGTGTCCTGG
It includes:
- a CDS encoding IS5 family transposase (programmed frameshift) codes for the protein MNYPSNISRQQFELIRPDLEAARRSTRPRKYDLYELFCAVVYVLRTGCQWRELPVDFPRWQLVYYYYRVWSEEQIIDELSILDQLFKKIVFTLREKQSRSARTSFIIIDAQSVKNTDTAEHRGYDGGKRISGIKRHLAVDINGLPQAIHITTANVSDRNGASAMLALNSGHLQQVKSVLVDGGYTGSNFAADVYTNLNATVQVAKRNELHKFEVLPQRWIVERSFSWLDKCRRLWKNCERKLNSSRQMVILAFLVLLLRRF
- a CDS encoding DUF5839 family protein; the encoded protein is MADNVLMAYHIVHDPDERAKHVLNTKKLYKWRITEKTKGTPVVGNVALVQTQFAKRTPVMIYATKEVANDLSDLQPVKVFTNNRDQETVNQTFDDLMK